The following coding sequences lie in one Thermoanaerobacter uzonensis DSM 18761 genomic window:
- a CDS encoding LCP family protein, producing the protein MKRILKIIILIIIGIVLSLGVGTYIFYKNIHVPVSNEKNTSTVSKNESQNKEQAIENKNILFVGSDENNLSDTIFVINYDAVNKKINILSIPRDTYYPRPGFNAPEEKKINAAFSEEKIEGLEKAIEDLLDIKIDNYVILNYEGFKKIIDTIGGVEVDVPFNMKYDDNSANPPLHIDLKKGRQVLDGEKAIQFVRYRHGYVDGDLGRINAQHQFLQALLKKILQPSILPKVPSLAITVSQYLKTDLTASEITQYAYQFIKDKPSSIDARTLPGEGRYDGNTSYFFVDSLKAQEIIKELFSNEVSSSNNSTTSLLENKDIKVEVLNGAGIPGLATKYAEILKNQGFDVVKIGNVVGMTFTSSHVYARTNEEKAKKVAKTLFITNVEKDISPDARVDVTVILGKDKE; encoded by the coding sequence ATGAAAAGAATACTAAAAATAATAATTCTTATTATAATAGGTATCGTCCTTTCCCTAGGTGTAGGAACTTATATATTTTATAAAAATATCCATGTTCCTGTTTCAAATGAAAAAAATACTTCTACCGTTAGTAAAAATGAGTCTCAAAATAAAGAACAAGCTATAGAAAATAAAAACATTCTTTTTGTAGGCAGTGATGAAAACAATTTATCAGATACTATTTTTGTAATAAACTATGACGCTGTAAACAAAAAAATAAATATATTATCAATTCCAAGAGATACATACTATCCAAGGCCAGGATTTAACGCTCCAGAAGAGAAAAAAATAAATGCTGCCTTTTCTGAAGAAAAAATTGAAGGGCTAGAAAAAGCAATAGAAGATTTATTAGATATCAAAATTGATAATTATGTAATTTTAAATTATGAAGGTTTCAAGAAAATAATAGATACAATTGGAGGAGTAGAAGTCGATGTACCTTTTAACATGAAATACGATGACAACAGTGCAAATCCCCCTCTTCATATAGATTTAAAAAAAGGTAGGCAAGTATTAGATGGAGAAAAGGCAATTCAGTTTGTAAGATATAGACATGGTTATGTAGACGGTGACCTTGGAAGAATAAATGCACAGCATCAATTTCTCCAAGCTTTATTAAAAAAAATACTACAACCCTCAATATTGCCAAAAGTACCTTCTTTAGCAATAACAGTTAGTCAATATTTGAAAACAGACCTAACTGCCTCCGAGATAACTCAATACGCTTATCAATTTATAAAAGACAAGCCTTCATCTATAGATGCAAGAACCCTTCCTGGAGAAGGACGATATGATGGTAATACCAGTTATTTCTTTGTAGACAGTTTAAAAGCTCAAGAAATAATAAAAGAACTTTTCAGCAATGAAGTCTCAAGCTCAAATAATTCAACTACGTCTTTACTTGAAAATAAAGACATAAAAGTAGAAGTTTTAAACGGTGCAGGAATACCGGGACTTGCTACAAAATATGCTGAAATTTTAAAAAACCAAGGTTTTGATGTTGTGAAGATTGGAAACGTCGTCGGTATGACTTTTACTTCTTCCCACGTATATGCGAGAACTAATGAAGAAAAAGCTAAAAAAGTTGCAAAAACACTTTTTATAACCAATGTAGAAAAAGATATCTCACCTGATGCAAGAGTAGATGTGACAGTTATATTAGGCAAAGACAAAGAATAA
- a CDS encoding UPF0182 family membrane protein: MKRPNIFLISFIILIFVILGIIVSFINILVDFQWFSDLHYFDVFFKKFLTQLTMGVPIFVLVFMVLCFYTNKIIRDYVNFAQDIIVKKNINIYRRLGIAISLLIALFITLYAATNWWNDLLFFVNSVDFNETDPIFHKDISFYMFKLPLFYDIYNLLIVFIPVIIVVVIIAYGLMYLSDKTRFYEISDRDGNLFKAIYNKDILIKAFKEVVLLGFIFFVLMGIGHYLKAFKLLYSTKGIVFGATYTDIHVSLQFYRALAIISFVAAILLLIGFYKKNIKYIVAAPAIIIILAAIMVITETAVQNLIVSPNELDKEKKYISYNIEYTKKAFGLDRVTEENYDMKKELTPKVLEENKATIDNIMINDYRPVKQAYNQLQAIRLYYKFNDIDIDRYTINGKYRQVFLAAREMDHESLSPQAKTWINLHLKYTHGYGVVMSLVNDVTPTGQPAMIIKNIPPSTDTDIKIDRPEIYFGELTNDYVIVNTKTGEFDYPSGDKNVQTNYKGTTGIPMTFINRVLFSIYTKDARILLSTDITKDSKIMIYRNIEQRVSKIAPFLLYDDDPYIVIDNGKLYWIIDAYTYSTNYPYSQPYRSMGINYIRNSVKVVVDAYNGDVKYYISDNNDPLIKVYSKIFPTLFRDIKEMPHGLKQHIRYPQFLFDIQAEVYKNYHMTDPQVFYNKEDAWDIAKEKFEDKIEYQESQYMIMRLPGESKEEFILMIPYTPATKANMVAWMAARMDGNDYGKLIVYKFPKNTIVYGPLQIENMIDQDPNISKELSLWNQQGSAVSRGNLLSIPIDDSMLYVEPLYIQSQNQNALPEVKRVIVAYKDQIVMEDTLKNALNKLFNLNTQQIPQQNAPSNTANDTQKQLIENAHETYQNAMEAVQKGNWSDFGKYMEELRKILDELNKSVKK, encoded by the coding sequence TTGAAAAGACCTAATATTTTTTTAATTTCTTTTATCATTTTAATTTTTGTGATTTTAGGAATTATTGTAAGTTTTATAAACATCCTCGTGGATTTTCAATGGTTTTCTGATTTACATTATTTTGATGTATTTTTTAAAAAATTTTTGACTCAGCTTACAATGGGCGTGCCGATTTTTGTTCTTGTATTTATGGTTTTGTGTTTTTATACAAACAAGATAATAAGAGATTATGTTAATTTTGCACAGGATATAATCGTTAAAAAAAATATTAACATATATAGAAGATTAGGTATTGCTATTTCTCTATTAATTGCACTATTTATAACGCTATATGCAGCGACAAATTGGTGGAATGATTTATTGTTTTTTGTAAATTCTGTAGATTTTAATGAAACTGACCCCATATTTCATAAAGATATTAGCTTCTATATGTTTAAATTACCTCTTTTTTATGATATTTATAATCTTTTAATTGTGTTTATACCTGTGATAATAGTTGTCGTAATAATCGCGTATGGACTAATGTACTTGTCTGATAAAACGAGGTTTTACGAGATTTCAGATAGAGACGGGAATTTATTTAAAGCCATTTATAACAAAGACATTTTAATAAAAGCATTTAAAGAAGTTGTCCTCTTAGGATTTATCTTTTTTGTACTCATGGGCATAGGGCATTATTTAAAAGCTTTTAAACTTTTGTATTCTACCAAAGGTATAGTTTTTGGAGCGACTTATACTGATATTCACGTTTCACTGCAATTTTATAGGGCACTTGCAATAATTTCTTTTGTAGCAGCTATTTTGCTTTTGATAGGATTTTATAAGAAAAATATAAAATATATAGTTGCTGCTCCGGCTATTATAATAATTTTAGCAGCCATAATGGTGATCACTGAAACAGCCGTTCAGAATTTAATTGTTTCTCCTAATGAGTTAGACAAAGAAAAAAAATATATAAGCTATAACATAGAATACACAAAAAAGGCTTTTGGGTTAGATAGAGTAACAGAAGAAAATTATGATATGAAAAAAGAGTTAACTCCTAAAGTTTTGGAAGAAAATAAGGCTACTATTGATAATATAATGATTAACGACTATAGACCAGTTAAACAGGCATATAATCAATTGCAAGCGATAAGGCTTTATTACAAGTTTAATGACATTGACATAGATAGGTATACAATAAATGGAAAATACAGGCAAGTATTTTTAGCAGCAAGAGAGATGGACCACGAAAGTTTATCTCCTCAAGCAAAAACATGGATAAATTTACATTTAAAATACACCCATGGCTACGGTGTAGTAATGTCTCTAGTCAATGATGTTACACCAACAGGCCAACCGGCTATGATAATAAAAAACATACCACCTTCTACCGACACGGATATAAAAATTGATAGGCCTGAAATTTACTTTGGAGAACTTACTAACGATTATGTTATTGTAAATACAAAAACTGGAGAATTTGATTATCCTTCTGGAGACAAAAATGTCCAGACAAATTATAAGGGAACTACAGGTATACCTATGACATTTATAAACAGAGTACTTTTTAGTATATATACCAAAGATGCAAGAATTTTATTGTCTACTGATATAACAAAAGACAGTAAAATAATGATATATCGTAATATAGAGCAAAGGGTTTCTAAAATAGCTCCTTTTTTGCTCTATGACGATGACCCTTATATTGTAATAGATAATGGCAAATTATATTGGATAATAGACGCTTACACATATTCTACTAATTATCCATATTCTCAACCTTATAGGAGTATGGGAATCAATTATATAAGAAATTCTGTGAAAGTAGTTGTAGATGCTTATAATGGAGATGTTAAGTACTATATTTCAGACAATAATGATCCTTTAATAAAAGTATATAGCAAAATTTTCCCTACATTATTTAGAGATATAAAAGAAATGCCTCATGGTTTGAAACAACATATAAGGTATCCTCAATTTCTATTTGACATTCAAGCAGAGGTTTATAAAAATTATCACATGACTGACCCACAAGTGTTTTACAATAAAGAAGACGCATGGGATATTGCAAAAGAAAAATTTGAAGATAAAATAGAGTACCAAGAATCTCAATATATGATAATGAGGTTACCTGGGGAAAGCAAGGAAGAATTTATTTTGATGATACCTTATACTCCTGCGACAAAAGCCAATATGGTGGCGTGGATGGCTGCAAGGATGGATGGTAATGACTACGGCAAACTTATTGTATACAAATTTCCTAAAAATACAATTGTATATGGACCTTTGCAAATAGAAAACATGATTGATCAAGATCCTAATATTTCTAAAGAATTGAGTTTGTGGAACCAACAGGGCTCAGCAGTCAGTAGAGGAAATCTCCTTTCGATTCCGATTGATGATTCTATGCTTTATGTAGAGCCTTTGTATATACAGTCGCAAAATCAGAATGCATTGCCAGAAGTAAAGAGAGTTATTGTAGCTTATAAAGACCAGATTGTAATGGAAGATACTTTAAAAAATGCTTTAAATAAATTGTTTAACCTGAATACTCAGCAAATACCTCAGCAAAATGCACCTTCAAATACAGCAAATGATACACAAAAGCAGCTTATAGAGAACGCTCATGAAACATATCAAAACGCCATGGAAGCAGTTCAGAAAGGAAATTGGTCTGATTTTGGCAAATATATGGAGGAATTAAGGAAGATATTAGATGAATTAAATAAAAGTGTGAAAAAATAA
- a CDS encoding type II toxin-antitoxin system Phd/YefM family antitoxin: MKTMPVTKVRQNIYKIIEQVRENSEPIQITSRKGNAILISEEDWNAIQETLYLLSVPNLKESIMDADKTPLDEWKDEEDLGWDIN, encoded by the coding sequence ATGAAGACAATGCCTGTAACAAAAGTAAGACAAAACATATATAAAATAATTGAGCAAGTAAGGGAAAACAGCGAACCAATCCAAATAACTTCTAGAAAAGGCAACGCAATTTTGATTTCTGAAGAAGACTGGAACGCAATTCAAGAAACATTGTATTTGTTATCAGTACCTAACTTAAAAGAAAGTATTATGGATGCAGATAAAACTCCATTAGATGAATGGAAGGATGAGGAAGATTTAGGATGGGATATAAACTAA
- a CDS encoding Txe/YoeB family addiction module toxin — MGYKLKFSKYALKDAKKLEECGLDKKAKEILKILKENPYQNPPPYEKLKGDLRGKFSRRINIQHRIIYEVLEEEKVVKIYRM, encoded by the coding sequence ATGGGATATAAACTAAAATTTTCAAAATATGCTTTAAAAGATGCAAAGAAACTAGAAGAATGCGGATTGGATAAAAAAGCAAAAGAAATTTTAAAAATATTAAAAGAAAATCCTTATCAAAATCCTCCTCCTTATGAGAAATTAAAGGGAGATTTGCGAGGGAAGTTTTCAAGAAGAATAAATATACAGCATAGAATAATATACGAAGTTCTGGAAGAAGAAAAGGTTGTAAAAATCTATAGGATGTAG